The following coding sequences lie in one Desulfovulcanus ferrireducens genomic window:
- a CDS encoding methyltransferase domain-containing protein codes for MSKYSWDAEDYARHSSAQLSWARELISKLNLNGDENILDIGCGDGKVTAEIAANVPNGSVVGVDNSESMINLAKTNYPSRKYPNLSFQLADAQKLPFEQKFEVVFSNAALHWVIDHIPVLEGIYKSLRPGGRILLQMGGQGNAASVISVLDEVKAEAEWCSYFKDFEFPYGFHCPKDYKRWLKYSGFNPIRVELFTKDMIHDGRSGLAGWIRTTWLPYTQRIPKQKREVFIDEIVNRYIQKNPPDSEGKIYVKMVRLEVEAIKNA; via the coding sequence ATGAGCAAGTACAGTTGGGATGCAGAAGATTATGCCAGACACTCCTCAGCTCAACTGAGTTGGGCCAGAGAGTTAATATCCAAGCTCAATCTGAATGGGGATGAAAATATCTTAGACATAGGTTGTGGTGACGGCAAGGTGACTGCCGAGATAGCAGCAAATGTACCCAACGGCTCTGTAGTTGGTGTCGATAATTCAGAATCAATGATTAACTTAGCAAAGACTAATTATCCAAGTAGAAAATATCCCAATCTTTCTTTCCAGCTTGCGGATGCACAGAAGTTGCCGTTTGAACAGAAGTTTGAAGTCGTCTTCTCCAATGCTGCCTTGCATTGGGTTATTGACCATATCCCGGTACTTGAGGGTATTTATAAAAGTCTCCGTCCAGGAGGAAGAATTCTTCTTCAAATGGGAGGGCAGGGTAACGCTGCTTCCGTTATTTCTGTATTGGATGAAGTAAAAGCTGAAGCTGAATGGTGTTCATATTTTAAAGACTTTGAATTCCCTTACGGTTTTCATTGTCCAAAAGATTATAAAAGGTGGTTGAAATATTCCGGCTTTAACCCCATCCGTGTCGAGCTTTTTACTAAAGATATGATTCATGATGGGCGTTCTGGATTAGCTGGCTGGATAAGAACAACCTGGTTGCCTTACACACAACGAATTCCCAAACAAAAAAGAGAAGTGTTCATTGATGAAATTGTAAATCGGTATATTCAGAAGAATCCACCTGACTCAGAAGGAAAAATTTATGTTAAAATGGTCAGGTTAGAAGTTGAAGCCATAAAAAATGCTTAA